The following is a genomic window from Butyricimonas faecihominis.
CGACATGTCGGGTCAGGCTTTACTTTAATCTTGGCACACGTTTCAACTTCCCGTTCAAACACGTCTTTATCGACATTCCCGTCCACCCACGCCTGTTCTTCATCCGTGATAACACCCTCGGCGGTAGCAATGGCATAATACTCAAGTTCCCTTTCCCGTACCGTCCGTTTTATCTCTTCTTTTTTACCGAAAACTTCCGCAGGAACTTCCAGTCGCACCTCGTCCATCCCGTCGAGTAACTCCCGCAAGTCGGTGTAAACCAACAAGAATGCCTCCACCTCTGCCTGTTCTCTCGCCGACAAGTTCCCATCCATGTACTCCATGAAATAAATCTCGTAATTCTCTCTCGTTATCATATCTCCTCCCGCTTAAACAACCACATCCGGCCTGCGGATATAGGCTTTCATAAATGCTCTCGCCCGAAAGATGTACACTTTCACCTGCGATTCGTTCAACCCCGTGATCCCGGCAATCTCCCCGTAAGAATACGCCTCGTAGTCCCGCAGGAGAATCACCGTTTTCTGCACCGGGGGCAACTTTTCCAAGGCTATATTCAATATTTCTTGTAACCCCGTGTATTCCTCCCGCACCTCCCCGGCCCGGTCTGCCACGGTCTCAATATCCCCAAACTTCGTTTCCCGCCGTAAGACGTCAATCATCCTGTGATACGCCGTGCTGAAAAGAAAAGACTTTGCCTTATCGTAAGCGATATGCCCCACTTCCTCCCAAAGTTTCATGAAACTATCTTGCACGACATCTTCCGCCATCTCCTTCGACTTGCACATTTTAAGGATAAAACGATACACACCATCGGAGAAATGGTCCACGGCCCGGTTATACTCGGTTCTAGTCATTCTGTTTTACCTTGGTCCATAACTCGACACGTTTCACGTCACGCCAACGCACGTAAACGACTTCTCCCCCCGTCCGGAAGACCAGTATCCCGTCATTCGCCGCTGTCACATCACACATCGTCCCCAACACCAGCTCGGTTCCCCCCGACAACTTGACCCACGTGTATTTATAGTTTTTGGGTTCTATCTTCTGCACATACTTGAAAGGTACACGGTAAGATATATTCCCGTTCTGCCCGTCCAGTAATTCGAAATCCATGGCCTCGTCGAGATCATACACCAGCACCCCTTCCAGCGATAGTCCGTCCCGTGTTTCCACCCTCCCGGACAAACGTTCGGGAGCCGCAAAATCATCGTAAACAGGAAGATTCAATTGATCGAGAGGGATGGAACGAAACAGCTTGAAGTCATGCCACCCCACGATCACCTGCCCGACAGACGGCAGGTTGATGGCTATTCCCCGGTTCGTGGCGTTCACGTCGTTTTCTCCCCACATGTAAAGTTCCCTGCCGCTATGAAGGGTTACCAAGGAAGAGTTTCCCAGCGACTTGATACTCGCTATATTCTTGAATGCCACGGAAACCCCGCTGGATTCCGTCCGCCCGTCGAGTAACGCACCCAGTGAATTCTCGTCCAGATCCCATTGGACAAGCCCCTTGTACATCCCGTAAGGCGTTTCCACGATACCCGCGATGGGACGATCTTTCGGCTCGGGGATCGTGTCAGGTGCGGCGGAAAAAACGATCTCGCTGATATGGTCCCATACCACGCTTTCCGTCTTTCCATCCCGCAGTTCCACGGCAATCCAGTTACCGATGGCAAGCGACCGCCCCCGTTCGAGTTCAGTGACATTTCCCCCTTTCACACCCAATTCAATCCGCCTATCACCGATCACCCGAATCGATCGAATATTCCCGAAACGACAAGAGAATTCATGCTCCGGCGGGGTATCTCTCCGCCCATCACTGAAACGAACGTTATCACCCATAATATCCCGATACCGCATGTACGGGTTCCCTATTTTTCCCGCAGTGAAAATGTCTGTCCAGTAAAGGTTTTTTCCCCACGTGATGTACCCGCAGATTTTACGATTCATCACCGTAGTCACTTCCCCGTAAATCCGTATTGCCCGACTATTCTGCGCAGACCCGTTAGTCACGCAGGCACAACAGATTAAGCACCCAGTTATCCATGTTTTTAACATACCACACTATTTTTGTTTATTAATGGGACGAATG
Proteins encoded in this region:
- a CDS encoding RNA polymerase sigma factor, translating into MTRTEYNRAVDHFSDGVYRFILKMCKSKEMAEDVVQDSFMKLWEEVGHIAYDKAKSFLFSTAYHRMIDVLRRETKFGDIETVADRAGEVREEYTGLQEILNIALEKLPPVQKTVILLRDYEAYSYGEIAGITGLNESQVKVYIFRARAFMKAYIRRPDVVV